The following are encoded in a window of Sminthopsis crassicaudata isolate SCR6 chromosome 3, ASM4859323v1, whole genome shotgun sequence genomic DNA:
- the TARDBP gene encoding TAR DNA-binding protein 43, which produces MSEYIRVTEDENDEPIEIPSEDDGTVLLSTVTAQFPGACGLRYRNPVSQCMRGVRLVEGILHAPDAGWGNLVYVVNYPKDNKRKMDETDASSAVKVKRAVQKTSDLIVLGLPWKTTEQDLKEYFSTFGEVLMVQVKKDIKTGHSKGFGFVRFTEYETQVKVMSQRHMIDGRWCDCKLPNSKQSPDEPLRSRKVFVGRCTEDMTADELRQFFCQYGEVVDVFIPKPFRAFAFVTFADDQVAQSLCGEDLIIKGISVHISNAEPKHNSNRQLERSGRFGGNPGGFGNQGGFGNSRGGGAGLGNNQGSNMGGGMNFGAFSINPAMMAAAQAALQSSWGMMGMLASQQNQSGPSGNNQSQGNMQREPNQAFGSGNNSYSGSNSGAAIGWGSASNAGSGSGFNGGFGSSMDSKSSGWGM; this is translated from the exons ATGTCTGAATACATTCGGGTAACTGAAGACGAGAATGATGAACCCATTGAAATTCCCTCAGAAGATGATGGGACAGTCCTGCTGTCCACGGTCACTGCCCAGTTCCCCGGGGCGTGCGGCCTCCGCTACCGGAACCCGGTGTCCCAGTGCATGCGGGGCGTGCGGCTTGTGGAAGGGATCCTGCACGCTCCCGATGCCGGCTGGGGAAACCTGGTCTACGTCGTCAACTATCCGAAAG ataacaaaaggaaaatggatgAAACAGATGCCTCATCAGCAGTAAAAGTGAAAAGAGCTGTGCAAAAGACCTCTGATTTAATAGTCTTGGGTCTTCCTTGGAAAACAACTGAGCAggatttaaaagaatatttcagCACTTTTGGAGAAGTCCTTATGGTGCAG GTCAAGAAAGACATAAAAACTGGCCATTCCAAAGGATTTGGTTTTGTACGTTTCACGGAGTATGAAACGCAAGTGAAAGTGATGTCACAACGCCATATGATAGACGGACGGTGGTGTGACTGTAAACTTCCTAATTCCAAG CAAAGCCCAGATGAGCCTTTGAGAAGCAGAAAGGTGTTTGTTGGTCGCTGTACAGAGGACATGACAGCAGATGAATTGCGACAGTTTTTTTGCCAGTATGGAGAAGTAGTAGATGTCTTCATTCCCAAACCATTCAGAGCTTTTGCCTTTGTTACATTTGCAGATGATCAG GTTGCCCAGTCTCTTTGTGGAGAGGACTTGATCATTAAAGGAATCAGCGTACATATATCCAATGCTGAACCTAAGCATAATAGCAATAGGCAGTTAGAAAGAAGTGGAAGATTTGGTGGTAATCCAGGCGGCTTTGGAAATCAGGGTGGGTTTGGTAACAGTAGAGGGGGTGGAGCTGGTTTGGGAAACAACCAAGGTAGTAATATGGGTGGAGGGATGAATTTTGGAGCTTTCAGCATCAACCCTGCCATGATGGCTGCAGCCCAGGCAGCCCTGCAGAGCAGCTGGGGGATGATGGGCATGTTGGCCAGTCAACAGAATCAGTCAGGCCCATCAGGCAACAATCAAAGTCAAGGCAATATGCAGAGGGAACCCAACCAGGCTTTTGGTTCTGGAAATAACTCATATAGTGGCTCTAACTCTGGTGCGGCTATTGGTTGGGGTTCAGCATCAAATGCGGGCTCAGGCAGTGGATTTAATGGAGGCTTTGGTTCAAGCATGGATTCCAAATCGTCAGGTTGGGGAATGTAG